The following proteins are co-located in the Lentibacillus sp. JNUCC-1 genome:
- the rho gene encoding transcription termination factor Rho: protein MTGLTISKLETLTLKDLYALAKEYKVSYYAKLTKRELIFSILKAQAEKDGFLFMDGVLEIIPSEGFGFLRPINYSPSAEDIYISASQIRRFDLRNGDKVSGKVRPPKENERYYGLLHVDAVNGEDPEAAKERVYFQALTPLYPDRFMQLERETRSISTRIMDMMTPVGYGQRGLIVAPPKAGKTVLIKEMANSISENHPDAKLIILLVDERPEEVTDIERSVHPGVDVVASTFDEVPENHIKVSELVLERAMRLVEHKKDVIVLMDSITRLARAYNLVIPPSGRTLSGGIDPAAFHRPKRFFGAARNIEEGGSFTILATALVDTGSRMDDVIYEEFKGTGNMELHLDRSLAERRIFPAIDIMRSGTRKEELLVPKAHLDKMWAIRKTMQSTPDFIERFLKRLRSSKNNEEFFQMMDDEMKRRGTK from the coding sequence ATGACAGGATTGACGATATCCAAACTGGAAACATTAACACTTAAAGACCTTTATGCGCTTGCAAAAGAGTATAAAGTCTCGTATTATGCGAAACTGACAAAACGAGAATTGATTTTCTCCATACTAAAAGCCCAGGCTGAAAAAGATGGCTTTTTATTTATGGACGGTGTACTGGAAATTATTCCTTCAGAAGGTTTTGGTTTTCTCCGACCTATTAATTATTCTCCAAGTGCAGAAGATATCTACATCTCGGCATCACAAATCCGCCGCTTTGACCTCCGCAACGGTGACAAAGTATCAGGGAAAGTAAGACCGCCAAAAGAAAATGAACGCTATTATGGCCTGTTGCATGTGGATGCGGTCAATGGTGAAGACCCTGAAGCAGCCAAAGAGCGTGTGTATTTTCAAGCTTTAACGCCACTTTATCCAGATCGGTTTATGCAGCTTGAGCGGGAAACCAGAAGCATTTCTACCCGCATAATGGATATGATGACACCTGTAGGCTATGGGCAGCGCGGATTGATTGTAGCACCGCCCAAAGCGGGTAAAACGGTGCTCATCAAAGAGATGGCCAACAGCATTTCTGAAAACCACCCGGATGCCAAGCTTATTATCTTACTCGTTGATGAACGGCCTGAAGAAGTAACAGATATTGAACGCTCTGTTCACCCGGGTGTTGACGTGGTTGCTTCGACTTTTGACGAAGTGCCCGAAAACCATATAAAAGTGTCTGAACTTGTGCTGGAACGGGCCATGCGCCTTGTCGAGCATAAAAAAGACGTGATTGTGCTGATGGACAGCATTACGAGACTTGCCCGCGCATATAACCTCGTGATCCCGCCAAGTGGACGAACATTATCAGGCGGTATTGATCCGGCCGCATTCCACCGTCCTAAACGGTTCTTCGGTGCTGCGCGAAACATTGAAGAAGGCGGCAGCTTTACCATTTTAGCAACCGCACTTGTGGACACCGGCTCCCGAATGGATGATGTGATCTATGAGGAATTTAAAGGGACCGGCAATATGGAACTGCATCTTGACCGCAGTCTGGCAGAACGCCGCATTTTCCCTGCGATTGACATTATGCGTTCTGGTACGAGAAAAGAGGAACTGCTTGTTCCCAAAGCACATCTGGATAAAATGTGGGCCATTCGCAAAACAATGCAATCCACCCCAGACTTTATTGAACGTTTCCTGAAACGACTTCGGTCTTCCAAAAACAATGAAGAATTTTTCCAAATGATGGATGATGAGATGAAACGGCGCGGAACGAAATAG
- the prfA gene encoding peptide chain release factor 1 — translation MLDRLQSLEDRYNKLNELLSDPEVISDTKKLREYSKEQSDLEDVIQAYRDYKNVTSELDDAKVMLEDNLDDDMTDMVKAEIEELTERKAELEENMKLLLLPKDPNDDKNVIMEIRGAAGGDEAALFAGDLYRMYSRYAENRRWKIDVLETHSTGVGGYKEIIFMISGTGAYSQLKYENGAHRVQRVPETESGGRIHTSTATVAVLPETEDVEVDIHDKDIRVDTFASSGPGGQSVNTTMSAVRLTHEPTGVVVSIQDEKSQIKNKEKAMKVLRARIYDMYQQEAQAEYDENRKSAVGTGDRSERIRTYNFPQNRVTDHRIGLTIQKLDQILEGKLEEFIDALLLEEQAKKLEQIGE, via the coding sequence ATGCTTGATCGTTTGCAATCGTTAGAAGATCGCTATAATAAATTGAACGAACTGCTCAGTGATCCTGAGGTTATCAGCGATACGAAGAAACTCCGTGAATATTCAAAGGAACAATCTGATCTGGAAGACGTAATCCAGGCGTACCGTGATTATAAAAATGTCACATCCGAATTAGATGATGCCAAAGTAATGCTTGAAGACAATTTGGATGATGATATGACAGATATGGTGAAAGCGGAGATTGAAGAACTGACAGAACGAAAGGCTGAACTAGAAGAAAACATGAAACTGCTGCTTCTCCCTAAAGATCCGAATGATGATAAAAACGTCATCATGGAAATACGAGGCGCTGCAGGTGGCGACGAGGCAGCGCTGTTTGCCGGCGATCTATACAGAATGTACAGCCGCTATGCGGAAAACCGTCGCTGGAAAATTGACGTTCTTGAAACACACTCAACAGGTGTTGGCGGCTACAAAGAAATTATTTTTATGATCAGCGGCACAGGGGCCTATTCCCAGCTGAAATACGAAAACGGTGCACATCGCGTGCAGCGCGTTCCTGAGACAGAGTCCGGCGGCCGGATTCATACCTCAACCGCAACCGTTGCTGTATTACCTGAAACCGAAGATGTGGAAGTGGACATTCATGATAAAGATATCCGAGTGGACACTTTTGCTTCCAGCGGTCCTGGCGGGCAAAGTGTTAACACCACGATGTCAGCTGTACGCCTGACACACGAACCAACAGGCGTGGTCGTTTCGATTCAGGATGAAAAGTCGCAAATTAAGAACAAAGAAAAAGCGATGAAAGTGCTCCGTGCTCGTATTTACGACATGTATCAGCAAGAAGCACAGGCTGAATATGATGAAAACCGTAAATCTGCTGTTGGCACTGGGGACCGTTCTGAGCGGATTCGCACCTATAACTTTCCGCAAAACCGAGTAACTGATCACCGGATAGGTTTGACCATCCAAAAACTTGACCAGATTTTAGAGGGCAAGCTTGAAGAATTTATCGATGCACTTCTGCTTGAAGAGCAAGCTAAAAAATTGGAACAGATCGGTGAATGA
- a CDS encoding thymidine kinase: MYEMKEPGWVEVICGSMFSGKSEELIRRIRRATYGKLNVRTFKPAIDNRFKGDSVVSHDGSSAIARPVERATDILEHVDDDVDVIGIDEAQFFDEALEPVAESLADAGKRVIVAGLDTDFRGEPFGAMPRLMAMSEAVTKLNAICPVCGSPASRTQRLINGKPASYNDPIILVGASESYEPRCRHHHEVPGKPGNTIALKAFDTLK; this comes from the coding sequence ATGTATGAAATGAAGGAGCCCGGCTGGGTGGAAGTGATCTGCGGCAGTATGTTTTCAGGTAAGTCTGAAGAATTGATCCGTCGCATCCGCCGTGCCACATATGGCAAACTGAACGTTAGAACATTTAAACCAGCTATAGATAATCGCTTTAAAGGAGATTCCGTTGTTTCCCATGATGGGTCATCCGCCATCGCTCGGCCGGTGGAAAGGGCAACAGATATCTTGGAGCACGTCGACGATGATGTTGATGTTATTGGAATTGACGAGGCACAATTTTTTGATGAAGCATTGGAACCGGTAGCTGAATCATTGGCAGATGCAGGCAAGCGCGTTATCGTCGCCGGTCTGGATACCGACTTCCGTGGCGAGCCATTTGGTGCTATGCCGCGACTCATGGCCATGAGCGAAGCTGTGACCAAGCTGAATGCCATCTGTCCGGTATGCGGATCTCCCGCCAGCAGAACCCAGCGCTTAATTAATGGGAAACCCGCTTCCTACAACGATCCAATTATCCTTGTTGGCGCTAGCGAAAGCTACGAACCACGCTGCCGCCACCACCATGAAGTCCCTGGCAAACCGGGGAACACGATCGCTTTAAAAGCATTTGATACCCTGAAATAA
- a CDS encoding type B 50S ribosomal protein L31: MKKDIHPEYRQVVFLDTSSDFKFMSGSTLASDETIEWEDGNSYPLIRVEISSDSHPFYTGKQKADKVGGRVDRFKKKYGMK, from the coding sequence ATGAAAAAAGACATTCATCCGGAATACAGACAAGTTGTATTTCTTGACACAAGCTCAGATTTTAAATTCATGAGCGGCTCAACATTGGCTTCTGATGAAACCATTGAATGGGAAGATGGCAATTCATACCCATTGATTCGCGTTGAAATCAGTTCAGATTCACACCCATTCTATACAGGCAAGCAGAAAGCCGATAAAGTGGGCGGACGCGTGGATCGTTTCAAGAAGAAATACGGCATGAAATAA